The Mustela lutreola isolate mMusLut2 chromosome 3, mMusLut2.pri, whole genome shotgun sequence genome includes a region encoding these proteins:
- the RPE gene encoding ribulose-phosphate 3-epimerase isoform X2, translating into MHMMVSRPEQWVKPMAVAGANQYTFHLEATENPGALIKDIRENGMKVGLAIKPGTTVEYLAPWANQIDMALVMTVEPGFGGQKFMEDMMPKVHWLRTQFPSLDIEVDGGVGPDTIHKCAEAGANMIVSGSAIMRSDDPRSVINLLRNVCSEAAQKRSLDR; encoded by the exons AGGCCGGAACAGTGGGTCAAACCAATGGCCGTGGCGGGAGCCAATCAATACACCTTTCATCTTGAGGCTACTGAGAACCCAGGGGCATTGATTAAAGACATTCGGGAGAATGGGATGAAG GTTGGCCTTGCCATCAAACCGGGAACCACAGTTGAGTATTTGGCACCATGGGCTAATCAGATAGATATGGCCTTGGTTATGACAGTGGAACCTGGGTTTGGAGGACAGAAATTCATGGAAGATATGATGCCAAAG GTTCATTGGTTGAGGACCCAGTTCCCATCCTTGGACATAGAAGTCGATGGTGGAGTAGGCCCTGACACTATCCATAAATGTGCAGAG GCAGGAGCTAACATGATTGTGTCTGGCAGTGCCATTATGAGGAGCGATGACCCCAGATCTGTGATCAACCTGTTAAGAAATGTTTGCTCAGAAGCTGCTCAGAAACGTTCTCTTGATCGATGA